A window of the Pararge aegeria chromosome 2, ilParAegt1.1, whole genome shotgun sequence genome harbors these coding sequences:
- the LOC120634745 gene encoding protein lethal(2)essential for life-like: MYKYALVLALLSLADCEERPHKTTQYVDPFSMIDRHFTHSLAYHYLWPWNQLIRAAAALDIEESLEDPQIISDSEKYQVNLNVRKFKPDELKIKVKNRHIIVEGKHKENENEKKFMANHFVQRFVLPPGTKQEEVKAVLNEKRVLSITAPKHELPPPLPEREVPIEVIMPEESVVEKLEEDLKDTAASLIQTSSVTPLEQIDMEATTHVGKIRKKELKTTTKTTKDNEVTKGIDGNGLDYALIETDE; the protein is encoded by the coding sequence ATGTACAAATACGCGCTAGTATTAGCACTCCTCAGCCTCGCTGACTGTGAAGAGAGACCGCACAAGACCACCCAATATGTGGACCCCTTCTCGATGATCGACAGGCACTTCACTCACTCACTAGCATACCACTATTTATGGCCTTGGAACCAACTCATCCGGGCAGCCGCTGCATTGGATATCGAGGAATCTTTAGAGGATCCGCAGATCATATCAGATTCGGAGAAATACCAAGTCAATCTGAACGTGAGGAAATTCAAACCGGACGAACTAAAAATTAAAGTGAAGAACCGGCACATCATCGTCGAAGGAAAACATAAGGAGAATGAAAATGAGAAGAAATTCATGGCGAACCATTTCGTGCAACGCTTCGTCCTACCACCTGGCACCAAACAGGAGGAAGTCAAAGCGGTGCTGAACGAGAAACGTGTGCTGTCTATAACTGCGCCGAAGCACGAGCTACCGCCACCTCTTCCTGAGAGAGAAGTGCCCATTGAGGTTATAATGCCAGAGGAATCGGTTGTAGAGAAACTGGAGGAAGATTTAAAAGATACAGCAGCTTCATTGATACAGACCTCATCGGTAACTCCATTAGAACAAATCGACATGGAGGCGACGACTCACGTCGGGAAAATAAGGAAGAAGGAACTGAAAACAACAACGAAAACGACGAAAGATAACGAAGTCACGAAGGGCATAGACGGCAATGGATTGGATTACGCGCTAATCGAAACCGACGAGTGA
- the LOC120630952 gene encoding uncharacterized protein LOC120630952 → MFTKLFALILPICIASVQGFEEKENGLVEARGKGKYALLTHLAILLAAKAGLHKIFLGIALVVAVIVAMVVMAWVLAIVRYVPDFWPHYKNNGLPNYHNIYILSAVHFFYVVATKIFVLKIVYGVILYVIATKAWHFVLWLIHYLKVKEKHHETYVEYDHEPYHGHHEPYHSHHDHSVQYVIDDESYDHQPYGAYSSSYGRVDTRYPQKKKVYDADGSYSVGG, encoded by the exons ATGTTTACAAAACTGTTTGCATTGATTTTACCGATTTGCATAGCAAGTGTGCAGGGCTTTGAAGAGAAAGAAAATGGATTAGTAGAGGCGAGAGGAAAAGGAAAATACGCTTTATTAA CCCACCTTGCAATCCTGCTGGCAGCTAAAGCGGGCCTGCACAAGATATTCCTGGGCATAGCACTAGTGGTGGCCGTCATAGTGGCCATGGTGGTCATGGCATGGGTCCTGGCCATCGTCAGATATGTCCCGGACTTCTGGCCACATTACAAAAACAACGGACTACCGAATTACCACAAC atatatattttgtccGCAGTACACTTCTTCTACGTGGTAGCCACAAAGATTTTCGTCCTGAAAATTGTTTACGGCGTCATACTTTATGTGATTGCTACAAAAGCATGGCATTTTGTGCTCTGGCTAATACACTACTTAAAAGTGAAGGAGAAGCATCACGAAACCTACGTGGAATACGATCACGAGCCCTATCACGGTCATCACGAGCCCTATCACAGTCATCACGATCATTCCGTCCAATATGTGATCGATGACGAATCGTATGACCATCAGCCGTACGGTGCCTACTCATCAAGCTATGGAAGAGTTGATACAAGATATCCTCAGAAGAAGAAGGTTTACGACGCCGACGGTTCTTATTCTGTTGGAGGGTAG